One genomic segment of Gottschalkia acidurici 9a includes these proteins:
- the erm gene encoding 23S ribosomal RNA methyltransferase Erm produces MFNKDNQTKLKNSQNFLHSEKLVSELIAESNICEDDIVIEIGGGKGIITKQLVKRCKKLYVIEYDFQLYKALKDKLSNVKNIELIYGDFLEFKLQMESKYKVFSSIPYNITAAILSKLTSSCNPPEDMYIILQKEAALKYAGKPFNRESMRSLLLKPYFDFDIVRNLKRNDFNPVPGVDSVLLHVKKRKNILVRQDKENLYSDFIAYIFDNTGKDMKTRCKNIFSYKQIKRLSRDIGFGMTDSPTCLSYEQWLKVFQYFAIGVSDEKKNVVNNAYSKLLEKQKKIDKIHRSNR; encoded by the coding sequence ATGTTTAATAAAGATAATCAGACTAAATTGAAGAACTCACAAAATTTTCTGCACAGCGAAAAGTTGGTATCTGAGTTAATAGCAGAAAGTAATATATGTGAAGATGATATTGTCATAGAGATTGGAGGGGGTAAAGGTATTATTACTAAACAATTAGTAAAAAGGTGCAAGAAATTATATGTTATAGAATATGATTTCCAGCTATACAAGGCACTTAAGGATAAATTATCCAACGTAAAAAATATTGAACTAATCTATGGAGACTTTCTAGAATTTAAGTTGCAAATGGAAAGTAAATATAAGGTTTTTTCCAGTATTCCATATAATATTACTGCGGCTATTTTATCAAAATTAACATCTTCTTGTAATCCTCCTGAAGATATGTATATTATTCTTCAAAAAGAAGCAGCCTTGAAATACGCTGGTAAGCCTTTTAATAGGGAAAGTATGCGCTCTTTACTTCTTAAACCATATTTTGATTTTGATATTGTTAGAAATCTTAAAAGAAATGATTTTAATCCAGTTCCTGGTGTTGACAGTGTACTTTTACACGTTAAAAAAAGAAAAAATATATTAGTAAGACAAGATAAAGAGAATTTATATTCTGATTTTATTGCATATATCTTTGATAACACAGGGAAAGATATGAAAACTAGATGTAAAAACATTTTTTCTTATAAACAGATTAAACGTTTATCCAGAGATATTGGCTTTGGAATGACAGATAGCCCAACTTGCCTAAGTTATGAACAATGGTTAAAGGTATTTCAATATTTTGCAATAGGTGTATCGGATGAAAAGAAAAATGTAGTTAATAATGCATATTCGAAACTTTTGGAAAAACAAAAGAAAATAGATAAGATTCATCGCAGTAATAGATAA
- the lepB gene encoding signal peptidase I, with the protein MNNKKEKKLIRDIGEWTLCLSLAFVIAVFIRSNAFAITSVDGSSMENTFYDREKVVDYKLSYYSKKPQRGDVVIIDVYNDSKEGILDKMVKNSKEIVDVLSGVKDERYYIKRVIGIPGDEVDIKDGYVYINGEKQEEKYVKGKTYDNDVSLPTVVPENTVFVLGDNREVSLDSRKIGFINYNQIEGKVIYKIWPLNKIGSANTDN; encoded by the coding sequence TTGAATAACAAGAAAGAAAAAAAGCTTATTAGGGATATTGGAGAATGGACATTATGCTTGTCGTTGGCATTTGTCATAGCTGTATTTATTAGATCAAATGCATTTGCTATAACATCGGTAGATGGATCATCAATGGAAAATACATTCTATGATAGAGAGAAAGTAGTTGATTATAAGCTAAGCTATTACTCAAAAAAGCCTCAAAGAGGTGATGTTGTCATTATAGATGTCTATAATGACAGTAAAGAAGGTATATTAGATAAAATGGTTAAGAATTCAAAAGAAATAGTTGATGTTCTTTCTGGAGTAAAAGATGAGAGATACTACATAAAGCGTGTAATAGGGATACCAGGGGATGAAGTAGATATAAAAGATGGATATGTGTATATAAATGGTGAAAAACAGGAGGAGAAGTATGTAAAAGGAAAAACATATGATAACGATGTTTCACTGCCGACTGTTGTACCAGAAAATACAGTTTTTGTACTAGGAGATAATAGAGAAGTAAGCTTAGACAGTAGGAAAATTGGCTTTATAAACTATAATCAAATAGAAGGAAAAGTAATATATAAAATATGGCCTTTAAATAAAATAGGAAGTGCTAATACAGATAATTAG
- a CDS encoding nucleoid-associated protein: MITDVSIERHILHILDNSIGMPIISEEEHPFNDDIYEFIKNHIEKVFKDINIKKAFFEDGENIVRDLCGSISQDNSNFLECTKRLAEIMYGIMIENVSIPSCDLICSLFNGDDKRYLGMFILNYKTSYIHYVEELDNKKVNTVIKQRTTLPNINQRIEEFIIIDLEDNSILLKEKNNEINGEKEYYLSKYFLKSKDLLSDKEKVDIINKTSKMMVEDYYDGDVKKMAEIKTAIVESIEETDSIDIEHIKSKAFNNNLELQEMYSDELHSRGLTEKAIELNENVIKKIPRTQKLVTDDGIELKIPISYLTSQDKVEFINNTDGTISILLKILEIYKISNKSTKRNLMFLPGFIKVFLKFTEGVFICIIYTSKFIGFQGLTK, encoded by the coding sequence ATGATAACTGATGTATCCATTGAAAGACATATATTACATATCTTAGATAATTCTATAGGCATGCCTATAATATCAGAAGAAGAACATCCTTTTAACGATGATATATACGAATTTATAAAGAATCATATAGAAAAAGTTTTTAAAGATATCAACATCAAAAAAGCATTCTTTGAAGACGGTGAGAATATAGTAAGGGACTTGTGTGGTAGTATTTCACAAGATAATAGCAATTTCTTAGAATGCACTAAAAGATTAGCAGAGATTATGTATGGAATAATGATAGAAAATGTAAGTATTCCATCTTGTGATCTTATTTGTTCATTATTTAATGGAGACGATAAGAGATACTTAGGGATGTTTATATTGAATTATAAAACATCATATATTCACTACGTAGAAGAGCTAGATAACAAAAAGGTTAATACTGTGATAAAACAAAGAACAACATTACCAAATATAAATCAAAGAATAGAAGAGTTTATAATTATAGATTTAGAAGATAATTCTATACTTTTAAAAGAAAAAAATAATGAAATAAATGGTGAAAAAGAATATTATTTATCTAAGTATTTTCTTAAATCAAAAGATTTACTATCAGATAAAGAAAAAGTTGATATTATAAATAAAACTTCTAAAATGATGGTGGAAGATTATTATGATGGTGACGTTAAAAAAATGGCAGAAATAAAAACGGCTATAGTTGAAAGTATAGAGGAGACAGACAGTATAGATATAGAGCATATTAAGAGTAAAGCATTTAATAATAATTTAGAACTTCAAGAAATGTATAGTGATGAACTACATAGTAGGGGACTAACTGAAAAAGCCATTGAATTAAACGAAAATGTAATTAAAAAAATACCAAGAACACAAAAGCTAGTAACAGACGATGGAATAGAGTTAAAAATACCAATATCTTATCTAACAAGTCAAGATAAGGTTGAGTTTATAAACAATACTGATGGAACGATTTCAATTTTACTTAAAATATTAGAGATATACAAGATAAGTAATAAATCCACAAAAAGGAATCTTATGTTTCTACCAGGTTTCATAAAGGTATTTCTCAAGTTTACCGAAGGTGTTTTCATTTGTATAATATATACATCAAAATTCATAGGCTTTCAGGGATTAACTAAGTAA
- a CDS encoding EcsC family protein, which translates to MIEYEKQAIYELRKWQKEMSRKPSIMNRLAKGIQTKGNNLIPEKVHIVITETIKNMIKAVLVGSKYITKEPLKIASLEEREKLVNEKLSFYKKTASVSGAGTGAGGILLGLADFPILLSLKMKFLFDVASIYGFDVKDYKERIYIIHIFELAFSSQKKRVEVYSQMLDWDNYSKNFPEDINLFDWREFQQEYRDYIDLAKMLQLLPGIGSVVGAYANYQLMDKLGEIAINSYRLRIFNEYK; encoded by the coding sequence ATGATAGAATATGAAAAGCAGGCAATATATGAATTAAGAAAATGGCAGAAAGAAATGAGTAGAAAGCCATCTATAATGAACCGTTTAGCTAAGGGAATACAAACAAAGGGAAACAACTTAATACCTGAAAAAGTTCATATTGTTATTACAGAAACGATTAAAAATATGATAAAGGCAGTATTAGTAGGGTCCAAATACATTACAAAAGAGCCTCTAAAGATTGCTTCCTTAGAAGAGAGAGAAAAGTTGGTAAATGAAAAATTAAGTTTTTATAAAAAAACAGCAAGTGTTAGTGGTGCAGGAACGGGTGCTGGAGGTATATTGTTGGGACTAGCGGATTTTCCTATTTTATTAAGTTTGAAGATGAAGTTTTTATTTGATGTTGCTAGTATTTATGGATTCGATGTAAAAGACTACAAAGAAAGAATATATATAATACACATATTTGAACTAGCTTTTTCTAGTCAAAAGAAGCGTGTAGAAGTATATAGCCAGATGTTAGACTGGGACAATTATTCAAAAAACTTTCCGGAAGATATTAATTTATTTGATTGGAGAGAGTTTCAACAAGAGTACAGGGACTATATAGATCTAGCAAAAATGTTACAGTTGCTACCGGGTATAGGAAGTGTAGTAGGTGCATATGCAAACTATCAGCTTATGGATAAGCTTGGAGAGATAGCTATTAACTCGTACAGACTAAGGATTTTTAATGAATATAAGTAG
- the trhA gene encoding PAQR family membrane homeostasis protein TrhA, which yields MVHLESIKKSINTEEITNAVSHGIGIGLSIAGLVVLVVLASMFGDAWYVVSFSIYGATSIMLYLASTLYHSAPEGKAKSILKIFDHSAIFLLIAGSYTPLTLITLRGKLGWSLFGIVWFIAIAGIVFKVFFVKKFKTLSTILYILMGWLVVVAIKPLFLALNTKSIVFLVVGGVLYTIGTIFYSWAKLKYNHAIWHMFVLGGSVCHFFTMLFLIPR from the coding sequence GTGGTACACTTGGAGAGTATAAAAAAATCTATAAACACAGAAGAAATTACAAATGCTGTATCTCATGGTATTGGAATTGGACTATCAATAGCTGGACTTGTAGTTTTAGTGGTTCTAGCTAGTATGTTTGGAGATGCATGGTATGTAGTAAGTTTTAGCATATATGGTGCTACTTCAATAATGCTATATCTAGCTTCTACACTATATCACAGTGCTCCTGAAGGCAAAGCTAAAAGTATACTGAAGATATTTGACCATTCAGCTATATTTCTACTAATAGCGGGAAGCTATACGCCATTAACGTTGATTACGTTAAGAGGGAAATTAGGATGGAGTTTATTTGGTATAGTATGGTTTATAGCTATCGCAGGTATAGTATTTAAGGTGTTTTTCGTAAAGAAGTTCAAGACACTTTCAACAATACTTTATATACTTATGGGATGGTTAGTTGTAGTTGCAATTAAGCCTTTATTCCTAGCATTAAATACAAAAAGTATAGTTTTTTTAGTAGTGGGGGGAGTATTATACACTATAGGAACTATATTTTATAGTTGGGCTAAATTAAAATACAATCATGCTATATGGCATATGTTTGTACTTGGAGGAAGTGTTTGTCACTTCTTTACTATGTTATTTTTAATACCTAGATAA
- a CDS encoding cation-translocating P-type ATPase, whose amino-acid sequence MKNYFSMSVEKVLEKFNVGRDGLNDSEVKSQREKYGYNELAEGTKKSVFQVFIEQFKDLLVIILLAAAVISALSGNLESTIVIFAVIILNAILGTVQHVKAEQSLNSLKALSSPNAKVIRNSTKIEIPSKDVVPGDILVLEAGDFVPADGRILENYSLQVNESSLTGESESVIKFSEIIDQDELALGDQKNMVFSGSLVTYGRAYVVATGTGMSTEIGKIATLLESTQEKKTPLQVSLDDFSKKLAIGILGVCAIVFALSMYRQIPILDSLMFAVALAVAAIPEALGSIVTIVLAIGTQKMATENAIIKQLKAVEGLGCVSVICSDKTGTLTQNKMKVKKSFVDNKVIDFEDYDLNNDLQKKLMRCSILCNDSIIDNGTEIGDPTETALVDLGKNYQIDELELRDIYPRLSEIPFDSDRKLMSTSHEMYGKCIMFTKGALDVLLPRIKYIETSDGIKEFTDEDRTNIEEMNQNFSENGLRVLAFAYKEIPENYVLSLNDEDNYTFLGLISMIDPPREESAKAVSDCIGAGIKPVMITGDHKITASAIATQIGILKPGDEALNGVDLDKLSDEELKEKVDKVSVYARVSPEHKIRIVKAWQEKGNIVAMTGDGVNDAPALKQADIGIAMGITGTEVSKDAASMILTDDNFATIVKSVANGRNVYTNIKNSIKFLLSGNTAGIFSVLYTSLLALPMPFAPVHLLFINLLTDSLPAIAIGVESPKGDLLKQKPRNSKAPIVSKDFLGEIVFEGILITIFTLIAYHIGLRSGGDAVASTMAFATLCLARLFHGFNCRGDKSLFQIGLFSNKFSWIAFFLGLGLLTLVLTVGPLKELFEVSNLNSAQLESIYLLAFLPTVLIQLSKVILVDRVKK is encoded by the coding sequence ATGAAAAATTATTTCTCAATGTCAGTAGAGAAAGTATTAGAAAAATTTAATGTGGGGAGAGATGGACTAAACGATTCTGAAGTTAAATCTCAAAGAGAAAAATATGGTTATAATGAATTAGCTGAAGGAACCAAAAAAAGTGTTTTTCAAGTTTTCATTGAACAATTTAAGGATTTATTAGTAATCATATTATTAGCTGCTGCGGTTATTTCAGCCCTTTCAGGTAATCTTGAAAGTACTATAGTTATCTTTGCGGTTATAATATTAAATGCCATACTTGGAACTGTTCAACATGTAAAAGCTGAGCAATCATTAAACAGTTTAAAGGCTCTTTCTTCACCAAATGCTAAAGTAATTAGAAATAGTACTAAAATAGAAATTCCTTCTAAAGATGTTGTTCCTGGAGATATCTTAGTTTTAGAAGCAGGTGATTTTGTTCCTGCTGATGGTAGAATTCTAGAAAATTATTCTTTACAAGTTAATGAAAGTTCTTTAACTGGAGAATCTGAAAGTGTTATTAAATTTTCTGAAATTATAGATCAGGATGAACTTGCTCTTGGTGATCAAAAGAACATGGTTTTCTCAGGAAGTTTAGTTACTTATGGTAGAGCTTATGTTGTTGCAACTGGTACAGGTATGAGTACTGAAATTGGAAAAATTGCAACATTACTTGAAAGTACACAAGAAAAGAAAACTCCTCTTCAAGTAAGTTTAGATGATTTTAGTAAAAAATTAGCTATAGGTATTTTAGGAGTATGTGCTATAGTTTTTGCATTAAGTATGTATAGACAAATTCCTATTCTTGATTCTTTAATGTTTGCAGTTGCATTAGCTGTTGCAGCTATACCTGAAGCTTTAGGTTCAATTGTAACTATAGTACTAGCTATAGGTACGCAAAAAATGGCTACTGAAAATGCCATTATTAAGCAATTAAAAGCTGTTGAAGGATTAGGATGTGTGTCAGTAATATGTTCAGATAAGACAGGTACTCTTACTCAAAATAAAATGAAAGTAAAGAAATCTTTTGTAGATAATAAAGTTATAGATTTTGAAGATTACGATTTAAACAATGATCTTCAGAAAAAATTAATGAGATGTTCTATATTATGTAATGATTCTATTATAGATAATGGTACTGAAATAGGTGATCCTACTGAAACTGCACTAGTAGATTTAGGTAAGAATTATCAAATAGATGAATTAGAGCTAAGAGATATTTATCCAAGACTTTCTGAAATACCTTTTGACTCTGATAGAAAGTTAATGAGTACATCTCATGAAATGTATGGGAAATGTATTATGTTTACAAAAGGTGCTCTTGATGTACTACTTCCAAGAATTAAATATATAGAAACTTCTGATGGAATTAAAGAATTTACCGATGAAGATAGAACTAACATAGAAGAAATGAATCAAAACTTTTCTGAAAACGGACTTAGAGTTTTAGCTTTTGCTTATAAAGAAATTCCAGAAAATTATGTACTGTCTTTAAATGATGAAGATAATTACACTTTCCTTGGTCTAATATCTATGATTGATCCACCAAGAGAAGAGTCTGCAAAAGCTGTTAGCGACTGTATAGGTGCTGGTATCAAACCTGTAATGATAACAGGTGACCATAAAATAACAGCTTCTGCTATAGCTACTCAAATAGGTATATTAAAGCCTGGAGATGAAGCTCTTAATGGTGTTGATTTAGATAAATTAAGCGATGAAGAACTAAAGGAAAAAGTTGATAAAGTTTCTGTTTATGCAAGAGTTTCACCAGAGCATAAAATAAGAATAGTAAAGGCTTGGCAAGAAAAAGGAAATATAGTTGCTATGACAGGTGACGGTGTAAATGATGCTCCTGCACTTAAACAAGCTGATATAGGAATTGCTATGGGTATAACTGGTACAGAAGTTTCTAAGGATGCTGCTTCTATGATTTTAACTGATGATAATTTTGCTACAATAGTTAAATCAGTTGCTAATGGTAGAAATGTATATACTAATATTAAAAACTCTATCAAATTCCTACTTTCAGGAAATACTGCTGGTATATTTTCAGTTTTATATACTTCATTATTAGCACTACCAATGCCTTTTGCACCAGTTCATTTACTATTTATAAACTTGCTTACAGACAGCTTACCTGCTATTGCCATAGGTGTTGAAAGTCCAAAAGGAGATTTATTAAAGCAAAAACCAAGAAACAGTAAAGCTCCTATTGTTTCAAAAGACTTTTTAGGTGAAATAGTTTTTGAAGGTATTTTAATAACAATATTTACTTTGATAGCTTATCATATAGGATTGAGAAGTGGTGGAGATGCTGTAGCTAGCACAATGGCCTTTGCTACACTATGTCTAGCTAGACTGTTTCACGGTTTCAACTGTAGGGGAGATAAATCTTTATTCCAAATAGGTCTATTCTCTAATAAATTCAGTTGGATTGCATTCTTTTTAGGCTTAGGACTTCTTACTCTTGTTCTGACTGTAGGACCATTAAAAGAGCTATTTGAAGTTAGCAACCTTAATAGTGCACAACTTGAATCGATATATTTACTAGCATTTTTACCTACTGTTCTAATTCAGTTATCTAAAGTTATACTTGTAGATAGGGTAAAAAAATAG
- a CDS encoding N-acetylglucosamine kinase: MSYYIGIDGGGTSTIFCLADCNGNVIDIIKLKSTNYHVMGIEETKETIKNAIDFFTEKKSISLNEIKSICFGGSGVDSEKCKETIINIFRDIGYRNELQVYNDSVIALVGANDGYNGGIIISGTGSVGLVIDKKNRLNKVGGWGHILDDGGSGYFIGREALSKIMKNYDGRECKTLLWDKIREKLKINNQEEIINFVYKDKLPKKDIAGLAPIVIELYNKDKVAKDIVNSAVDSLTIMVETLIEKAQGADISIGLYGSILTKSNIIRDKLIERVNSKHPKVNIHLPYKEAYIGAVDIATRRVKIQN, translated from the coding sequence ATGAGTTACTATATAGGTATAGATGGTGGTGGCACTAGTACTATATTTTGTTTAGCGGACTGTAATGGAAATGTGATAGATATTATAAAACTAAAGTCTACAAACTATCATGTAATGGGTATAGAAGAGACTAAGGAAACTATAAAGAATGCTATAGATTTTTTTACTGAGAAAAAGAGTATAAGCTTAAATGAAATTAAAAGTATATGTTTCGGGGGATCTGGTGTTGATAGTGAAAAATGCAAAGAAACTATAATAAATATATTTAGAGATATAGGATACAGAAATGAATTGCAGGTATATAACGACAGTGTAATAGCTTTAGTAGGTGCTAATGATGGTTATAATGGTGGAATTATAATTAGCGGGACAGGATCAGTTGGTTTAGTAATAGATAAGAAAAACAGATTAAACAAGGTTGGAGGATGGGGACATATACTAGACGATGGTGGTAGTGGATACTTTATCGGAAGAGAGGCTCTCTCAAAAATAATGAAAAACTATGATGGTAGAGAGTGTAAAACTTTATTGTGGGATAAAATTAGAGAAAAGCTAAAGATAAATAATCAAGAAGAAATAATAAATTTTGTATATAAAGATAAGCTTCCTAAAAAAGATATTGCGGGACTTGCACCTATAGTTATTGAACTCTATAATAAAGATAAAGTAGCAAAAGACATAGTAAATAGTGCGGTAGATAGTTTAACAATTATGGTAGAAACTCTAATTGAGAAAGCTCAGGGAGCAGATATTAGTATAGGATTATATGGAAGTATACTTACCAAGAGTAATATAATTAGAGATAAGCTAATTGAAAGAGTTAACTCCAAGCATCCTAAAGTAAATATTCACTTACCATACAAAGAAGCATATATAGGTGCTGTAGATATAGCAACGAGAAGAGTAAAGATTCAAAATTAA
- the uppS gene encoding polyprenyl diphosphate synthase, producing MRIPEHIGIIPDGNRRWAESKGLTKDRGYDLGLDPGLNLFKLCRDAGVKEITYYGFTTDNTKRPSVQRLAFTQACINAVKMLSKEDAELLVVGNTDTPMFPEELRPYTTRRKFGKGGMRVNFLVNYGWSWDLNSLKLADQSRKNIDNHINSYDVSRIDLIIRWGGRRRLSGFLPVQSVYADFYVVDEYWPDFKDEHFHNALCWYQEQDITLGG from the coding sequence GTGAGAATACCAGAGCACATTGGAATAATCCCAGATGGAAATAGAAGATGGGCAGAGTCAAAAGGCCTTACTAAAGATAGAGGATATGACTTGGGATTAGATCCAGGGCTAAACTTATTCAAGCTTTGCAGAGATGCTGGAGTAAAAGAAATAACGTATTATGGATTCACCACTGATAATACCAAGAGACCTTCAGTACAAAGGCTTGCATTTACACAGGCATGTATAAACGCTGTAAAAATGCTTTCAAAAGAAGATGCAGAGCTTTTAGTAGTTGGAAATACTGATACGCCTATGTTCCCAGAGGAACTACGTCCATATACTACTAGACGAAAGTTTGGAAAGGGAGGTATGAGAGTAAATTTTTTAGTAAACTATGGTTGGTCTTGGGATTTAAATAGCTTAAAGCTTGCAGATCAATCTAGAAAAAATATAGATAACCATATAAATTCATACGATGTATCAAGAATAGATTTAATAATAAGATGGGGAGGAAGAAGACGATTAAGTGGTTTTCTACCAGTTCAATCAGTATATGCAGACTTCTATGTAGTAGATGAATACTGGCCAGATTTTAAAGACGAGCATTTTCATAATGCTCTATGTTGGTATCAAGAACAAGATATAACACTTGGAGGCTAA
- a CDS encoding Dabb family protein, whose amino-acid sequence MINLIRHIVMWKVKEKALGRSKEENIEEIKVMLENLKNEIPELKEIEVGIDIPSLTGSHDIVLYTVFEDEKGLDIYQKHPKHVEVAQFIRQVVTDRACVDYNI is encoded by the coding sequence GTGATAAATTTGATAAGACATATAGTAATGTGGAAAGTAAAAGAGAAAGCACTTGGTAGATCTAAAGAAGAAAATATAGAAGAAATAAAAGTTATGTTAGAAAATCTAAAAAATGAAATTCCAGAATTAAAAGAAATAGAAGTAGGAATAGATATTCCTAGCCTAACAGGTTCACATGATATAGTATTATATACTGTATTTGAGGATGAAAAAGGATTAGATATATATCAAAAGCATCCTAAGCACGTTGAAGTAGCACAATTTATAAGACAAGTTGTAACTGACAGAGCGTGTGTAGACTATAATATATAG
- a CDS encoding SDR family oxidoreductase produces MSSVSFPKNFPPQYQTKQPGIESMMNPKPIFKDDSYNQLKEKLKGKVAIITGGDSGIGRAVSCAFSEQGAIVNIIYYDEKEDAEETKRIIESGGGQCNLFEGDVSKEEFCSSVINSIIEKYNNIDILVNNAAVQYSQQNLTDISLNQFKKTFEINMYGTFNMSKASLPYMKEGASIINTTSITAYQGHETLIDYSATKGAITSFTRSLAINLAAQGIRVNAVAPGPIWTPLIPASFDEVKVSQHGINTPMGRAGQPVELAGSYVFLASNDASYITGQTIHVNGGEIVNG; encoded by the coding sequence ATGAGTAGTGTAAGCTTTCCAAAGAATTTTCCACCACAATATCAAACTAAACAGCCAGGAATAGAAAGTATGATGAATCCAAAACCAATATTTAAGGATGACTCATATAATCAATTAAAAGAAAAGTTAAAAGGTAAAGTAGCTATAATAACAGGTGGAGATAGTGGTATAGGTAGAGCAGTTTCATGTGCCTTTAGCGAACAGGGAGCTATTGTAAATATAATATACTATGATGAAAAAGAAGATGCTGAAGAAACTAAAAGAATTATAGAGTCAGGTGGAGGACAATGTAATTTGTTTGAAGGCGACGTATCAAAGGAGGAATTTTGTTCATCAGTTATAAATAGTATTATAGAAAAGTATAATAATATAGACATATTAGTAAATAATGCTGCTGTACAATACTCTCAACAAAATTTAACTGATATTAGTTTAAATCAGTTTAAGAAAACTTTTGAGATAAATATGTATGGTACTTTTAATATGTCAAAAGCGAGCTTGCCTTACATGAAAGAAGGTGCCTCTATCATAAACACTACATCTATAACAGCATATCAAGGTCATGAAACTTTAATAGATTATTCAGCAACAAAAGGAGCAATTACATCATTCACACGTTCACTAGCAATAAATTTAGCTGCACAAGGAATAAGAGTAAACGCAGTAGCCCCAGGACCAATATGGACACCTTTAATTCCAGCATCGTTTGATGAAGTAAAAGTAAGTCAGCATGGTATTAATACTCCTATGGGAAGAGCTGGCCAACCAGTTGAATTAGCAGGATCCTATGTATTTTTAGCATCTAATGATGCATCATATATAACTGGTCAGACAATACATGTGAATGGCGGAGAAATAGTTAACGGATAG